The Desulfovulcanus ferrireducens genome has a window encoding:
- a CDS encoding type II secretion system protein, translating into MLKEVKREEGFTLVELAIVLVIVGLLIAGVLKGRSLIQEAKVKNVMKAVDSIRAATLTFYDRYGMYPGDENSANFPDGDTHDGDGDGQIEFGESDMLFEDLQKAGMISGSYDGDGTDSYPKHAFGDLILLYWQTPAGGITDHWFRLDNLPWDVALEIDTKLDDGVYNTGSVVASEDYVPASGSIGNTFIRF; encoded by the coding sequence ATGTTAAAAGAAGTTAAAAGAGAAGAAGGTTTTACTTTAGTGGAACTGGCCATTGTTTTGGTTATTGTTGGTTTGCTTATAGCAGGAGTACTCAAGGGCCGTTCACTCATTCAGGAAGCAAAGGTCAAAAATGTAATGAAGGCGGTAGATTCTATTCGCGCTGCGACCTTAACATTTTATGACCGCTATGGTATGTATCCAGGGGATGAAAATTCGGCAAATTTTCCTGATGGCGATACACATGATGGCGATGGTGACGGTCAGATAGAATTTGGTGAAAGCGATATGCTTTTCGAAGACCTGCAAAAAGCGGGTATGATTTCAGGAAGCTACGATGGAGATGGTACCGATAGCTACCCTAAGCATGCTTTTGGCGATCTCATTTTATTGTATTGGCAGACTCCTGCTGGCGGCATTACAGACCATTGGTTTCGCCTAGACAATTTGCCCTGGGATGTGGCTTTGGAAATCGACACCAAACTAGACGATGGTGTTTATAATACCGGTTCTGTAGTGGCCAGTGAGGACTACGTCCCAGCAAGTGGTTCGATAGGTAACACCTTTATTCGGTTTTAG
- the mshL gene encoding pilus (MSHA type) biogenesis protein MshL yields the protein MIKRKILTIFLIVVTLGICLSCAPPKDRLKPKLGYDALYKALQAEQESLARVREKEGDLEKTTPRLKVPIEPEIPGFNPLEETPVSISVKDEPLHDVLYVIARNAGLNLVIEPGISLENKVTLSFEDTPSSVVVEKLLQAYDLAWEIKDNVLFVKRFEERAFDLGFLNVQTAVEIDNGGDVFGSALGEGSANMAGKFQVTASLGKGIADGSLYSFVQTSIASILAGGGSAGSSTAGASSGDQYFTLDPLAGTLVVRASPQKMNAVSRFLRQLKKKMKKQIIIDAQILEVSLKDDFRFGIDWNYVAERLISGTAYSVNVGWTGAGAGTIPLTVVTKPDSAIGSHDRTSTMRTTIEALQTFGNVKVVSNPHVRARHGQPALFTSGTSENYVRSVTRQEEDGQVTYTVDVASVFDGILLGVVPFINNENEADLQIFPIKSQVDPDSLTLRDVTGDGSKITLPKIEIKNVSTNVKVHNNDTIILGGLIDKTTGKTDQEVPGLGRIPVLGWLFKGKNYTEQVRELVIIMTIRII from the coding sequence ATGATAAAAAGAAAAATCCTTACTATTTTTTTGATAGTTGTGACTTTGGGTATTTGTTTGTCTTGTGCCCCGCCAAAAGACAGACTTAAACCCAAGCTTGGATATGATGCTCTATATAAGGCCCTCCAGGCTGAACAAGAATCGTTAGCCAGGGTTAGAGAAAAGGAAGGCGACCTAGAAAAGACAACTCCACGTTTAAAGGTGCCTATTGAGCCGGAGATACCGGGGTTTAATCCTTTGGAGGAGACCCCTGTTTCTATTTCAGTAAAAGATGAACCATTGCATGATGTGTTATATGTGATTGCCCGCAATGCTGGCTTAAACCTGGTTATCGAGCCCGGGATTAGCTTGGAGAACAAGGTCACGCTTTCTTTTGAGGATACACCCTCTTCAGTTGTGGTGGAGAAACTTTTGCAGGCTTATGATCTGGCGTGGGAGATCAAGGACAACGTGCTTTTTGTAAAGAGATTTGAAGAGAGGGCTTTTGACCTTGGTTTTTTAAATGTTCAGACTGCTGTTGAGATAGATAATGGTGGGGATGTATTCGGTTCGGCCTTGGGTGAAGGTAGTGCCAATATGGCAGGCAAGTTTCAGGTAACGGCCTCTTTAGGTAAGGGGATTGCAGATGGTTCTTTGTACAGTTTTGTTCAGACCTCAATAGCCAGCATCCTTGCAGGTGGTGGTTCTGCCGGTTCTTCGACTGCAGGCGCAAGCTCTGGTGACCAGTATTTTACGCTTGACCCTTTGGCCGGTACTTTGGTTGTGCGCGCCAGCCCGCAAAAGATGAATGCTGTGAGTCGTTTTTTGCGCCAGTTGAAGAAAAAAATGAAAAAACAGATAATTATTGACGCTCAGATTCTGGAAGTTAGTTTAAAAGATGACTTTCGCTTTGGTATTGACTGGAACTATGTGGCCGAGAGGCTGATTAGTGGAACTGCTTACTCTGTAAACGTTGGGTGGACCGGGGCAGGCGCGGGCACGATCCCACTAACCGTGGTTACTAAACCCGATAGTGCCATTGGTAGCCATGACCGCACCTCAACGATGCGTACTACCATAGAGGCTTTGCAAACTTTTGGTAATGTTAAGGTTGTTTCCAACCCGCATGTTCGCGCCCGTCATGGTCAGCCAGCTTTGTTTACTTCAGGTACATCTGAGAACTATGTGCGCAGTGTCACCAGGCAGGAAGAAGATGGTCAGGTTACTTATACTGTGGATGTAGCCTCTGTATTTGATGGGATATTGCTTGGAGTTGTTCCTTTTATAAATAATGAAAATGAAGCAGACCTGCAAATTTTTCCTATCAAGAGTCAGGTTGACCCTGATAGTTTAACTTTGCGCGATGTAACAGGTGATGGAAGCAAAATCACTTTGCCCAAGATTGAGATAAAAAATGTAAGTACTAACGTAAAGGTACATAATAATGACACCATTATTCTGGGGGGGCTTATTGATAAGACAACTGGTAAAACAGATCAAGAAGTCCCCGGGTTAGGGCGTATTCCTGTTCTGGGATGGTTATTTAAAGGTAAGAATTATACTGAACAGGTCCGTGAGTTAGTTATTATAATGACGATTAGAATTATTTGA
- a CDS encoding type II secretion system F family protein, protein MSTFRFKLLTPQGEVETGFVELPFDDPGAALRYLERRGSVVLEVTRIPDTISFLMRAIKGGLLNVKRPVLAEFFNNLSMLLSAGVPILSALEELEGDAENPFLKLTIRLICTDIESGQTFGEAIEKHRRIFSPVLLHMIRIGEETGNLDKMLKKCSEHIQHLHEIISGTKRALMYPAFLSVMVVGAVIFWFWYVVPKLVSLFKEMGVALPLPTRILIYISDLFQNYFGMAVFIVAFVAAGVMIVRRMSYNFRYFSDNVLLHLPLLSNILTISLVARVSEFLGILIGAGIGVLRALEIIIDSISNEVYKKRLNQVKDAIKGGVTLSEALRQTQAMHPFALRMITVGEQTGRIEEQTEYIARVYRQKLDALVEVLGKTLEPALLVFVGILFAMIIAGLLLPIYDLISGIS, encoded by the coding sequence ATGTCTACCTTCAGATTCAAGCTGCTTACACCCCAAGGAGAAGTAGAAACCGGTTTTGTCGAATTGCCATTTGATGATCCTGGTGCAGCTCTTCGCTATCTTGAACGACGCGGTAGTGTTGTTTTAGAGGTCACTCGAATACCTGATACTATTTCTTTTTTGATGCGCGCGATAAAAGGTGGATTGCTCAATGTTAAGCGTCCTGTGCTGGCCGAATTTTTCAACAACCTGTCCATGCTTCTTTCGGCAGGAGTCCCGATTTTATCTGCTTTGGAAGAATTGGAAGGTGACGCTGAAAATCCTTTTCTAAAACTAACCATAAGACTCATTTGTACAGATATAGAGAGTGGTCAAACTTTTGGCGAGGCAATTGAAAAACATAGACGTATATTCTCTCCCGTGCTTCTGCATATGATCCGTATTGGTGAGGAAACAGGAAATTTGGATAAAATGCTCAAAAAATGTTCCGAGCATATTCAGCATTTGCATGAAATTATTAGCGGGACTAAACGAGCATTGATGTACCCAGCGTTTCTCTCCGTGATGGTAGTAGGAGCAGTTATATTCTGGTTCTGGTATGTAGTTCCCAAACTGGTTTCCCTTTTTAAAGAAATGGGGGTTGCTCTGCCTTTGCCGACACGTATTTTAATTTATATTTCTGATTTGTTTCAGAATTATTTTGGCATGGCAGTTTTTATTGTGGCCTTTGTAGCCGCTGGAGTTATGATTGTGCGTCGCATGTCTTATAATTTTCGCTATTTTAGCGATAACGTCCTATTGCATTTGCCTCTCTTGTCCAATATCCTGACAATTTCTTTGGTGGCCAGAGTGAGTGAGTTTTTGGGCATTCTTATTGGTGCTGGAATTGGGGTTTTGCGTGCTTTAGAGATAATTATTGATTCCATTAGTAATGAAGTGTATAAAAAAAGGTTAAATCAGGTAAAAGACGCCATTAAAGGGGGAGTAACTTTATCCGAGGCATTGCGTCAGACTCAAGCCATGCATCCTTTTGCACTGAGGATGATTACGGTTGGGGAGCAAACTGGACGTATTGAGGAGCAAACAGAATATATTGCGAGAGTCTATCGGCAGAAATTAGATGCCCTTGTAGAGGTTTTGGGAAAGACCCTGGAACCGGCCCTGTTAGTTTTTGTAGGTATTTTGTTTGCTATGATCATTGCCGGCCTGCTCCTGCCTATCTATGACTTGATTAGTGGTATTAGTTAG